In Meriones unguiculatus strain TT.TT164.6M chromosome 17, Bangor_MerUng_6.1, whole genome shotgun sequence, a single window of DNA contains:
- the Muc20 gene encoding mucin-20, protein MGSVWGLAVALLFFCWKAGVAVSSPGLSISRSAPLVTTDDKEVPAFTQTDRPSSEGAFQTTDLTPLYAPLDTQTLSTGAASNTLIATSARSEGSSRDTQTTSFVTKTRKTHTTSPTASPLDTQTPSSTASSLDTQTSSCTASSLDTQTSSPTALFLDTQSPSPTASSLDTQTPSSTSSSLDTQTSSCTASSLDTQTTSSTASPLGTQTPYPTASSLDTQTLSLTALSLDTQTTSPTALFLDTQTSSPTASSLDTQTPSPTASSLDTQTPSPTSSSLDTQTSSPTSSSLDTQTSSPTSSSLDTQTSSPTSSSLDTQTLSPTASSLDTQTPSSTDSSLDTQTPSQTVSPLEIQALFLSTSSLSASSQTTSLAALSMDNQTTFLAPLMINAQTTSPVASTLETQTNSPTVLSLDPQTTSFASFSLDSQSTSPEPSSLDTQTISPVSLDTQTTSVSLDTQTTSAEISLLNTQTISSAPSSLDTQTTSSASLSVDTQTTSSSPSVLETQTTFPTTKTPENQTISILELTLKSQTVSSVTETRTLEIRIPSNFTAVHPTETLATSRSPSVWMGTVKTGTVSDPIEAIFNSLCTDDSSEEARKIAVDFLTLAHTSTEAQHLSSESNSSSSSSSSSSSSSFSSSSSSSSSSESSAGVLSSSRVLEPDITTPAQDLVAFSITHIKLTTCITEIETSVIVSGGPDTSHSPTEVTASWSSSEMLTLPQSIETKPRLPETVSPSGTLSTASTSAPATALEGTLPTSGIPEGETTVAQTPTSRENPVPVSRNPPTNTSALSTDTQNHTEVSGTITVPRVAGSTVGEATSSSSSSAAATTGSTAPSDTITTDNSSFLTGSRPVPFVYSTTVSTSKKPNVTSAKTTASLKTPVKPPAWTPAEASTKREPGEGGGFLLVRLSVASAKDLTEPKATEKLMHQIHRELQTHMPLVRMSFLSVRRG, encoded by the exons ATGGGCTCGGTGTGGGGCCTGGCTGTGGCTCTCCTTTTCTTCTGCTGGAAGGCTGGAGTCGCTGTGAGCTCTCCAG GCCTCAGCATCAGCCGATCAGCTCCTTTGGTGACAACAGACGACAAGGAAGTGCCTGCCTTTACTCAAACCGACAGGCCCAGCTCAGAGGGCGCTTTCCAGACCACTGACCTTACTCCTCTGTATGCTCCTCTAGACACTCAAACTCTGAGCACTGGAGCTGCTTCTAACACCTTAATTGCAACCAGTGCCAGGTCAGAAGGCAGTTCCAGGGACACCCAGACCACCTCTTTTGTAACAAAGACCAGGAAGACACACACCACCTCCCCTACAGCATCACCCCTGGACACCCAGACCCCCTCCTCTACAGCATCATCCCTGGACACCCAGACCAGCTCCTGTACAGCATCATCCCTGGACACTCAGACCAGCTCCCCTACAGCATTATTCCTGGACACTCAGAGCCCCTCCCCTACAGCTTCATCCCTGGACACCCAAACCCCCTCCTCTACTTCTTCATCCCTGGATACCCAGACCAGCTCCTGTACAGCATCATCCCTGGACACACAgaccacatcctctacagcatcaCCCCTGGGCACCCAGACCCCCTATCCTACAGCTTCATCCCTGGACACCCAAACCCTCTCCCTTACAGCATTATCCCTGGACACCCAGACCACCTCTCCTACAGCATTATTCCTGGACACCCAAACCAGCTCCCCTACAGCTTCATCCCTGGACACCCAGACCCCCTCCCCTACAGCTTCATCCCTGGACACCCAGACCCCCTCCCCTACTTCTTCATCCCTGGACACCCAGACAAGCTCCCCTACTTCTTCATCCCTGGACACCCAGACCAGCTCCCCTACTTCTTCATCCCTGGACACTCAGACCAGCTCCCCTACTTCTTCATCCCTGGACACCCAGACCCTCTCCCCTACAGCTTCATCCCTGGACACTCAGACCCCCTCCTCTACAGATTCATCCCTGGACACCCAGACCCCCTCCCAGACAGTATCACCCCTGGAAATCCAGGCCCTTTTCCTTTCAACATCGTCCCTTTCAGCATCAAGCCAGACCACTTCTCTTGCTGCATTATCCATGGATAACCAAACCACTTTCCTTGCACCATTGATGATAAATGCTCAGACCACTTCACCTGTAGCATCAACCTTAGAGACCCAAACCAATTCCCCTACAGTGTTGTCTTTGGATCCCCAGACCACTTCCTTTGCATCATTTTCCTTGGATTCCCAGAGCACTTCCCCTGAACCATCCTCCCTGGATACCCAGACCATTTCCCCTGTATCCCTGGATACCCAGACCACTTCTGTATCCCTGGATACCCAAACCACTTCCGCTGAAATATCGTTGCTGAATACCCAGACCATTTCCTCTGCACCATCCTCCCTGGATACTCAGACCACTTCTTCTGCATCATTATCTGTAGATACCCAGaccacttcctcttctccatcaGTCCTGGAGACCCAGACCACTTTCCCTACCACAAAGACCCCAGAGAACCAGACCATCTCCATTCTTGAATTGACCCTAAAATCCCAGACCGTTTCCTCTGTAACAGAGACCAGAACTCTTGAAATAAGGATACCTTCCAACTTCACGGCTGTGCACCCCACAGAGACTTTGGCAACAAGCAGAAGCCCATCAGTCTGGATGGGCACTGTCAAGACTGGCACAGTGAGTGATCCCATAGAAGCCATCTTTAATAGCCTCTGTACTGACGACAGCTCTGAAGAGGCAAGGAAGATTGCAGTTGACTTCCTGACTTTGGCACACACCTCCACAGAAGCCCAGCACCTGTCTTCAGAAAGcaactcctcttcctcctcctcttcctcctcctcctcctcctctttctcctcctcctcctcctcttcctcctcatccgaGAGCTCAGCTGGAGTCCTCAGCAGCTCACGGGTCCTGGAACCCGACATTACAACTCCAGCCCAGGACTTGGTTGCCTTCAGCATCACCCACATTAAGCTCACCACCTgcatcacagaaatagaaacgtCTGTCATCGTGTCTGGAGGCCCAGACACAAGCCACAGCCCTACAGAAGTGACGGCCTCCTGGTCCTCTTCTGAGATGTTGACTCTGCCTCAATCCATCGAGACGAAACCACGTCTCCCTGAAACCGTGAGCCCATCTGGGACCCTGTCAACAGCCAGCACCTCAGCCCCTGCCACCGCCCTCGAGGGCACCCTCCCCACCAGTggaatcccagaaggagaaacaaCGGTGGCCCAGACCCCTACCTCCAGGGAGAATCCGGTGCCTGTTAGTAGGAACCCACCTACTAACACTTCAGCACTCTCAACGGACACACAAAACCACACTGAGGTCTCGGGAACAATCACAGTCCCCAGGGTTGCTGGATCAACAGTGGGAGAGGCCACCTCCTCCTCCAGTTCCTCAGCAGCAGCCACCACCGGGAGCACTGCTCCCTCAGACACTATAACCACCGACAACAGCTCCTTCCTCACGGGTAGCCGCCCTGTTCCCTTTGTCTATTCAACTACAGTTAGCACCAGCAAGAAACCAAACGTCACCTCAGCCAAGACCACAGCCTCACTGAAGACCCCGGTGAAGCCCCCAGCATGGACACCCGCTGAGGCCTCGACAAAACGTGAGCCAG GTGAAGGCGGAGGCTTCCTCCTCGTACGGCTGAGCGTGGCCTCCGCTAAGGACCTCACAGAGCCCAAAGCCACAGAGAAGCTGATGCATCAG ATCCACCGTGAACTGCAAACCCACATGCCACTTGTCCGAATGTCCTTCCTGAGCGTCAGGAGAGGCTGA